In Synechococcus sp. KORDI-100, a single window of DNA contains:
- a CDS encoding GTP 3',8-cyclase MoaA, translating into MSTRNWSQDRLGRPLGVLRLSLTARCNLACTYCRPAGDEPSNRLNRPAQMAVIRAASRLGLQSLRLTGGEPLLSPQLEPLLQAITRGRTDPSDPLAGLQEVALTSNGVLLSRERAAALRQAGLDRITLSLDAANREGFVRMAGMPSASAHLFERVLSGLHAALDAGFDPSKGELKINSVIQRHHNEDQLIPLARLARRHGIELRLIEFMDVGHRNHWHQDQVITASEMLEVLREHWPMQPLGRAIGSTASRWRFSDGRGLVATIASISEPFCGDCNRLRVTADGIAFPCLFATQGVDLRPWLQPGVDEDGLTNAIRELWMARENRYSEERGRFNQEQRRQEMAYLGG; encoded by the coding sequence ATGAGCACTCGTAATTGGAGTCAGGACCGTCTTGGACGTCCCCTGGGCGTGTTGCGCCTCTCGCTGACAGCGCGATGCAATCTCGCCTGCACGTATTGCCGTCCTGCAGGGGATGAACCATCGAACCGGCTGAATCGTCCGGCGCAGATGGCGGTGATCCGAGCTGCCAGCAGGTTGGGGCTTCAGTCTCTGCGCTTAACGGGCGGTGAGCCCCTGCTCAGTCCCCAGCTGGAACCGTTGCTTCAAGCGATCACGCGCGGCCGTACCGATCCAAGCGATCCTCTGGCGGGTCTTCAGGAGGTCGCGCTCACCAGCAATGGTGTTCTGCTTTCCCGTGAAAGAGCCGCTGCTCTGCGTCAGGCTGGTCTTGATCGAATCACCCTGAGTCTCGACGCAGCCAATCGAGAAGGATTCGTTCGAATGGCAGGAATGCCGAGCGCCTCAGCCCATCTTTTCGAACGGGTGCTGTCTGGCCTGCATGCTGCCCTGGATGCTGGCTTTGATCCAAGCAAAGGTGAACTCAAGATCAACAGCGTGATCCAACGTCATCACAACGAGGATCAGTTGATTCCACTGGCCCGTCTGGCTCGCCGTCATGGCATCGAGTTGCGTCTGATCGAATTCATGGATGTTGGGCATCGCAACCACTGGCATCAGGATCAGGTGATCACGGCCTCGGAGATGCTCGAGGTGTTGCGTGAACATTGGCCGATGCAGCCGTTGGGTCGTGCCATCGGCAGCACAGCCAGCCGCTGGCGTTTCAGTGACGGACGAGGTCTTGTCGCCACGATTGCGTCGATCAGCGAACCCTTCTGCGGTGATTGCAACCGGCTGAGGGTCACTGCCGATGGCATCGCTTTTCCCTGTCTCTTCGCAACTCAGGGAGTGGACCTGCGTCCCTGGCTTCAGCCTGGCGTGGATGAGGATGGTTTGACCAATGCGATTCGTGAGCTGTGGATGGCTCGTGAGAATCGCTACAGCGAGGAACGAGGACGTTTCAATCAGGAACAACGGCGCCAGGAAATGGCTTATCTGGGTGGGTGA
- a CDS encoding carbonic anhydrase, whose amino-acid sequence MLERSVSIRRRSFLLGSGLTALGLTGDNLGASPVAAEETLRSCRPDDPLEALKNGNDRFAAAWQNKNRASTPQDRAQVMASMWLDHCFLPSSVLDTGQAPWATILTCADSRVSPEWVFDAAPSDLFVIRSAGNTAFDEAVASIEYSVEVLKTQLIMVMGHSSCGAVDAARRSEPLSPLLERLVGPIRSCLNAEDDLEASVKSNAWNTAQQLTEKSDLIGKAITENKLQIVVSYFNISNGVVSLI is encoded by the coding sequence ATGCTCGAGCGATCCGTGTCCATCAGACGACGCTCCTTTTTGCTGGGTAGCGGCCTCACAGCCCTTGGCCTGACTGGCGACAACCTGGGCGCATCGCCTGTCGCAGCGGAGGAAACACTGCGGTCGTGTCGTCCTGATGACCCCCTGGAGGCTCTGAAAAATGGCAACGATCGCTTCGCGGCCGCCTGGCAAAACAAAAACAGAGCCTCCACACCACAGGACAGGGCCCAGGTGATGGCCAGCATGTGGCTTGACCACTGCTTCCTGCCATCAAGCGTGCTGGACACAGGTCAGGCCCCTTGGGCAACGATCCTGACCTGCGCTGATTCACGCGTCTCTCCGGAGTGGGTTTTCGATGCTGCGCCCTCCGATCTGTTCGTGATTCGCAGCGCCGGCAACACGGCGTTTGATGAAGCGGTTGCATCCATCGAATACAGCGTTGAAGTTCTGAAAACCCAGTTGATCATGGTGATGGGGCACAGTTCCTGCGGGGCGGTGGACGCTGCTCGGCGCAGCGAACCACTCAGCCCCCTGCTGGAACGGCTCGTGGGGCCAATCCGAAGCTGTCTCAACGCAGAGGACGACCTGGAAGCTTCGGTGAAGAGCAATGCCTGGAATACAGCACAACAATTGACCGAAAAAAGTGACCTGATCGGCAAAGCAATCACCGAAAACAAACTCCAGATTGTTGTCAGTTACTTCAACATCAGCAATGGCGTCGTCAGCCTGATCTGA
- a CDS encoding circularly permuted type 2 ATP-grasp protein, translated as MFTQYRPTKGYDEYFCRERQEPRADLEPLLSTLGQLGLSELNRNHASASHLLRRLGATFRLNGSGRQGGERILPFDPLPRLIHRNDWSTLEQGLFQRLEAIDLFLNDVYGDQHILNDGVIPREDVESSQGWRPQMKGIQLPLNRWCHISGLDLIRDGEGTWRVLEDNLRCPSGVAYFLENRRVMKRLFPSLFRSRTVQPIDDYPSHLLRTLQDLAPWSDSPRVVLLTPGVFNSAYFEHSYLAQQMGITLVEGRDLMCENGRVWMRSTGGLEPVDVIYRRIDDDFLDPTVFRRDSMLGVPGMMDVMRHGRLAIANAPGTGVADDKLIYAYLPTIIRYYLDQEPIIENVPTYLCSRPDDQTYVLEHLKDLVVKSVAEAGGYGMLIGPHASADEIESFVAKIKANPRNFIAQPTLELSTVPSLSDGELYPCHVDLRPYVLRGKTNWVSPGGLTRVALKRGSLVVNSSQGGGCKDTWVVSDSQENTLC; from the coding sequence ATGTTCACCCAATACCGGCCGACAAAGGGATATGACGAATACTTCTGCCGGGAGCGACAGGAGCCTCGGGCAGATCTCGAACCACTGCTCTCCACCCTTGGCCAGCTCGGACTCTCGGAACTGAATCGAAACCATGCGTCCGCCAGCCATCTTCTGCGCAGGCTCGGAGCCACCTTTCGCCTGAATGGCAGTGGGAGACAGGGCGGGGAACGAATCCTGCCGTTTGACCCCCTCCCACGCCTGATCCACCGAAACGACTGGTCCACTCTTGAACAGGGTCTGTTTCAACGCCTCGAGGCGATTGATCTGTTTCTGAACGACGTCTACGGAGACCAACACATCCTCAACGACGGCGTCATCCCCCGCGAAGACGTCGAGAGTTCTCAGGGGTGGCGCCCCCAGATGAAAGGCATCCAACTCCCACTCAATCGCTGGTGCCACATCTCAGGGCTTGATCTGATCCGGGATGGTGAAGGCACATGGAGGGTTCTGGAAGACAATCTTCGCTGCCCGTCAGGCGTCGCGTACTTCCTTGAAAACCGGCGGGTGATGAAACGTCTGTTTCCAAGTCTGTTTCGATCGCGAACCGTTCAACCGATCGACGACTACCCCTCACATCTCCTGAGAACGTTGCAGGATCTGGCTCCATGGAGTGATTCACCCAGGGTTGTGTTACTCACTCCAGGGGTCTTCAACAGTGCCTATTTCGAACACAGTTATCTCGCTCAACAGATGGGTATCACCCTCGTCGAAGGCAGAGATTTGATGTGTGAAAACGGTCGTGTCTGGATGCGCAGCACAGGAGGACTCGAGCCAGTGGATGTGATCTACAGAAGGATCGATGACGACTTCCTTGATCCAACCGTCTTCCGACGTGACTCGATGCTCGGCGTGCCAGGAATGATGGACGTCATGCGTCATGGACGACTTGCGATTGCCAATGCTCCAGGAACAGGAGTTGCCGACGACAAATTGATTTATGCCTATCTACCGACAATCATTCGCTACTACCTGGATCAGGAACCAATCATTGAAAACGTCCCAACGTATCTCTGTTCGAGACCAGATGATCAGACTTACGTGCTCGAGCATTTAAAGGATCTTGTGGTCAAATCAGTTGCCGAAGCGGGTGGTTATGGCATGCTGATCGGTCCACACGCGTCAGCAGATGAAATCGAAAGTTTCGTCGCCAAGATCAAAGCGAATCCTCGTAATTTCATCGCTCAACCCACGTTAGAACTATCCACGGTTCCCTCCCTGAGCGACGGTGAACTCTATCCCTGCCACGTTGATCTACGCCCCTATGTTCTGCGTGGAAAAACCAATTGGGTGAGTCCCGGCGGTTTAACACGCGTTGCCCTCAAGCGCGGATCCTTGGTTGTGAATTCCTCCCAGGGTGGTGGCTGCAAAGACACCTGGGTTGTCAGTGACAGCCAGGAGAACACGCTGTGCTGA
- a CDS encoding alpha-E domain-containing protein, producing MLSRVADSLYWINRYIERAENISRFLEVSESMALDCPPGSAEPWLPLIDASGDRRFFDQRYPNGSPSDVMTFLLLDRDNSNSIVSCIDNARENARQIRDVITTEMWEQLNDLYWCVQDGEALWQEPDQEQLRTIRRGCQLFFGITDVTLSRDQAWLFSRLGRLIERADKTSRILDVKYFLLLPAPTEVGGVLDELQWISLLRTAGAYQMYRQRVQQSITPASVARFLLLDPIFPRSVRFCLQEINDTLRQIQQQPPSGPPDDLECLRGQLLAKWSYVRIDSLINNGLHEAIDQLQTDLNQLHQLIHDSYFVVTDFGSAPRDPSCALS from the coding sequence GTGCTGAGTCGCGTTGCAGACTCTTTGTACTGGATTAATCGCTACATCGAGAGAGCAGAAAATATTTCGCGCTTTCTTGAAGTGAGTGAATCAATGGCTCTGGATTGCCCACCGGGAAGCGCCGAACCATGGCTGCCGTTGATCGACGCCAGCGGTGATCGGCGCTTTTTTGATCAACGCTATCCCAATGGTTCACCAAGCGATGTCATGACATTCCTACTCTTGGATCGGGACAATTCAAATAGCATTGTCAGCTGTATCGATAATGCCAGAGAAAATGCAAGACAGATCCGCGATGTAATCACCACAGAGATGTGGGAGCAATTGAATGATCTCTACTGGTGTGTTCAGGATGGTGAAGCGTTATGGCAGGAACCTGATCAGGAACAGTTGCGGACGATTCGACGCGGCTGCCAACTGTTCTTTGGGATCACAGATGTCACGCTGAGTCGAGATCAGGCCTGGCTATTCAGTCGTCTTGGACGCCTGATTGAGCGTGCCGACAAAACATCCAGAATTCTCGACGTGAAATACTTCTTGCTTCTGCCAGCGCCAACGGAAGTTGGCGGTGTACTGGACGAACTGCAGTGGATTTCACTGCTGCGCACTGCAGGTGCTTATCAGATGTACAGGCAGCGTGTTCAGCAATCCATCACACCGGCATCCGTCGCGCGTTTCCTGCTGCTGGATCCGATCTTCCCAAGATCTGTGCGCTTTTGTTTGCAGGAGATCAACGACACATTGCGGCAGATTCAACAACAACCCCCATCAGGGCCTCCGGACGACCTGGAATGCTTACGTGGTCAGCTGCTGGCGAAGTGGAGTTATGTACGCATCGACTCGCTGATCAACAATGGGCTCCATGAAGCGATTGACCAGCTTCAAACCGATCTCAATCAACTCCACCAACTGATTCACGACAGCTATTTCGTTGTCACGGATTTCGGCTCCGCTCCCAGGGATCCCTCATGCGCGCTCAGTTAG
- a CDS encoding transglutaminase family protein — protein MRAQLDHRLTYTYNAQVSLGEHRLCLRPRGQGHQRLIEHHLAVTPQPSHSHDLLAASGDAIQRVRFLGSTDELMIHASSLVETVLTTPLLDCFNGLEPPLPYPRGHLNSDLQGALEGWLPNGQHDPSAVELAQDALMGSNQQAIPFLQQLMEMIQDRVKYTQRHIGPAWPAGRTLRERVGSCRDLAMLMVECSRTVGLPARFVSGYHLADPAPESYDLHAWAEIYLPGAGWRGFDPSAGCEISDRYIVLATSSKPALTAAVSGTFSGPPGTRSELSWTIEASTDHDNSASAFKDVVHAA, from the coding sequence ATGCGCGCTCAGTTAGATCACCGCCTGACTTACACCTACAACGCCCAGGTGAGCCTTGGTGAACACCGGCTGTGTCTACGTCCAAGAGGTCAAGGACACCAGCGTTTGATTGAGCATCATCTGGCCGTCACACCGCAACCATCCCACAGTCACGACCTGTTGGCAGCGAGCGGTGATGCCATTCAGCGGGTGCGGTTCTTGGGGTCAACCGATGAACTCATGATCCATGCCAGCAGCCTGGTGGAAACCGTCCTAACGACACCCCTGCTGGATTGCTTCAACGGATTGGAGCCTCCACTTCCGTACCCAAGAGGTCACCTGAATTCCGATCTTCAAGGAGCACTGGAAGGCTGGCTTCCGAACGGCCAGCACGACCCATCGGCCGTGGAATTGGCGCAGGACGCCCTGATGGGAAGCAATCAACAGGCCATCCCCTTCCTGCAGCAGCTGATGGAGATGATTCAGGATCGTGTCAAATACACCCAGCGGCACATCGGCCCAGCGTGGCCGGCAGGTCGAACGCTGAGGGAAAGAGTGGGATCCTGCCGTGATCTCGCCATGCTCATGGTCGAATGCAGCAGAACCGTGGGATTGCCAGCTCGTTTCGTCAGCGGTTATCACCTGGCCGATCCAGCACCCGAGAGTTACGACCTGCATGCCTGGGCTGAAATTTATCTGCCCGGAGCTGGGTGGCGGGGATTTGATCCCAGCGCAGGTTGTGAAATCAGCGATCGCTACATCGTGTTGGCGACATCATCAAAACCTGCACTGACAGCAGCTGTCAGTGGCACCTTCAGTGGGCCACCTGGAACGAGGAGTGAGTTGTCATGGACGATCGAAGCCTCGACCGACCATGACAACTCAGCTTCAGCATTCAAAGACGTTGTTCACGCCGCTTGA
- a CDS encoding urease subunit beta, which produces MSPLIPGELLAEPGELELNAGRPVTTIHVANSGDRPVQVGSHFHFFEANAALQFDRTAARGQRLDIPAGTAIRFEPGDSRDVNLIPFAGDRRAIGFNGQINGPLDA; this is translated from the coding sequence ATGTCACCCCTGATTCCCGGCGAACTGCTCGCTGAACCCGGCGAACTCGAACTCAACGCCGGTCGCCCAGTCACCACCATCCATGTCGCCAACAGCGGCGATCGTCCGGTTCAGGTGGGTTCCCACTTCCATTTCTTCGAAGCCAACGCAGCGCTGCAGTTCGATCGAACTGCAGCGCGCGGACAGCGGCTTGACATCCCTGCCGGCACCGCCATCCGCTTTGAACCCGGCGACAGCCGCGACGTGAACCTGATCCCCTTCGCCGGTGATCGGCGTGCCATCGGCTTCAACGGACAGATCAACGGACCCCTCGACGCCTGA
- a CDS encoding urease accessory protein UreD, with amino-acid sequence MKGPDPWHGSCKLQFLSTENGTVHQGGCSAPFKLLRAEQGGDGRCELPLLHTAGGLVGGDRLNIDLTLESNSRALVTSVAAQKVYGSVGRSRLHPQGAWSHQRMRGQLKAGSDLEWLPQELVLYAGALLEQQLTVTLPWDASFLSAEIVRLGRTAAGETLDRGCWRTSLALQRSDGVDHRWEMVDRLELGGSNLKSVHGLAGAPVFGSLVWAAPMHLEPAAMTSLLEGTREDRCGLEGVMRCSALQQGMVARYAGHSSRDARFWFSRIWSRTRSLRGLQPARIPRVWPLQEEPLRRQTFTSNAQTAAAGTN; translated from the coding sequence ATGAAGGGACCTGATCCGTGGCATGGCTCCTGCAAACTGCAGTTCCTCAGCACCGAGAACGGAACCGTCCACCAGGGTGGCTGCAGCGCGCCGTTCAAGTTGCTCCGGGCTGAGCAGGGGGGAGATGGCCGTTGTGAACTGCCTTTGCTCCACACCGCAGGCGGACTGGTGGGAGGCGATCGCCTCAACATCGATCTGACGCTTGAATCCAACAGCCGAGCACTGGTCACCAGTGTTGCTGCCCAGAAGGTGTACGGCTCCGTCGGTCGCAGCCGCCTGCATCCGCAGGGAGCCTGGTCTCACCAGAGGATGAGGGGCCAACTGAAAGCCGGCAGCGACCTGGAGTGGTTGCCCCAGGAACTCGTGCTCTACGCAGGCGCCCTGCTGGAACAACAGCTGACGGTGACACTGCCTTGGGATGCTTCATTTCTCAGTGCCGAGATCGTGCGTCTCGGACGCACCGCAGCAGGTGAAACCCTCGACCGCGGCTGCTGGAGAACCAGCCTGGCCCTGCAGCGCAGTGACGGCGTCGACCACCGCTGGGAGATGGTGGATCGACTGGAACTGGGAGGCAGCAATCTCAAGAGCGTGCACGGCTTAGCCGGTGCACCGGTCTTCGGCTCCCTGGTTTGGGCAGCGCCGATGCATCTCGAGCCAGCGGCGATGACCTCTCTGCTCGAGGGAACTCGTGAGGATCGCTGCGGCCTGGAGGGAGTGATGCGCTGCAGTGCGCTGCAACAGGGAATGGTCGCCCGTTATGCCGGCCACTCAAGCCGTGATGCTCGATTCTGGTTCAGCCGCATCTGGTCCAGAACCAGAAGCCTGCGGGGACTTCAGCCAGCGAGGATTCCGCGTGTCTGGCCCTTGCAGGAAGAGCCATTGCGGCGACAAACGTTCACATCAAACGCTCAAACGGCTGCGGCAGGGACAAACTGA
- a CDS encoding alpha/beta hydrolase: MRSFLAAIGLSALAVPALSADQISFQFGEFERSIPIAELAGFAAGDPPGPKLREVLRLLKPSERTSLRAALNQSAPVNAVMASNYLGTALGRRTVQQLAKVINQPANVAKNALSSALILGASSSESLRIVSVLEAYPTTNIPINVGALASLLRTLKQDYNLQNKLFAGLSGLGGAPTSGPDLKLAGLNGSVAFQQLPFTFAGRVAKSIKSALYLPTTATAESKAPLVVLVPGLNTDMNALLYVGDTLASHGYAVAALNLPFTSADTETAAIEGTGAIPPANAWYRQPITVSELIDQIQERWGNRVDTKRVGVLGQSLGGYTVTALAGATLDWPHLVQGCRQLDDPNTVVLNPAIVWQCTAPNRVVEQTSFRDPRVKAAVAVNPVTNPIFSSGSMSQVGVPMLIIAGMKDVFAPPVSQQLSPFTAIRQPGSVLAVQKNGTHLSFLDATSTLPPVVTGPDQPLARTELRGMAKLFFDRHLLGRSDTSPLAPPGNAGFSAGSDPLPLLMRSSLTMEQLEQLEPGLKEVP, encoded by the coding sequence ATGCGTTCCTTCCTTGCGGCGATTGGACTGTCCGCCCTCGCTGTTCCGGCCCTGTCCGCTGATCAGATCAGCTTTCAGTTCGGAGAGTTTGAACGTTCGATACCGATTGCTGAGCTTGCCGGTTTTGCGGCTGGTGACCCCCCTGGACCAAAGCTTCGTGAGGTTCTGCGCTTGTTGAAACCGTCGGAGCGAACCTCGCTGCGTGCCGCGTTGAACCAGTCGGCTCCTGTCAATGCCGTGATGGCGTCCAACTACCTCGGCACAGCCCTTGGTCGACGAACGGTCCAGCAACTTGCGAAGGTCATCAATCAGCCGGCGAATGTTGCGAAAAATGCACTGAGCTCCGCCTTGATTCTCGGGGCCTCATCGTCTGAGAGCCTTCGCATCGTTTCAGTGCTGGAGGCGTATCCCACAACGAACATCCCGATCAATGTCGGCGCGTTGGCATCTCTTCTGCGCACACTCAAACAGGATTACAACCTTCAGAACAAGCTCTTCGCCGGACTGTCGGGACTGGGTGGAGCCCCAACGAGCGGACCTGATCTCAAGCTGGCAGGCCTGAACGGCAGCGTCGCTTTTCAACAGTTGCCGTTCACGTTCGCAGGCCGTGTCGCCAAGAGCATCAAGTCCGCGCTGTATCTGCCGACCACTGCAACGGCTGAGAGCAAGGCGCCCCTGGTGGTTCTTGTTCCTGGTCTGAACACCGATATGAACGCTCTTCTGTACGTCGGGGACACGCTCGCCAGCCATGGCTATGCCGTGGCTGCTCTCAATCTGCCTTTCACCAGTGCGGACACGGAGACGGCGGCGATCGAGGGAACAGGGGCTATTCCTCCGGCGAATGCCTGGTATCGCCAACCCATCACGGTCAGTGAACTGATTGATCAAATTCAGGAGCGCTGGGGAAACCGGGTGGACACCAAGCGCGTCGGCGTTCTCGGTCAGTCTCTCGGTGGTTACACGGTGACGGCCCTGGCTGGGGCGACGCTCGATTGGCCCCATCTCGTGCAGGGATGCCGTCAGCTCGACGATCCGAACACGGTGGTGCTCAACCCAGCCATTGTCTGGCAGTGCACCGCCCCCAATCGGGTGGTGGAGCAGACAAGTTTTCGTGACCCACGGGTCAAAGCTGCTGTCGCAGTGAACCCGGTCACCAATCCCATCTTCAGCAGCGGTTCCATGTCACAGGTCGGAGTTCCGATGCTGATCATCGCTGGCATGAAGGATGTGTTTGCACCGCCGGTGTCTCAGCAGCTCAGCCCTTTCACAGCCATCCGTCAGCCAGGTTCGGTGCTGGCGGTCCAGAAAAACGGCACCCATCTCTCGTTTCTGGATGCCACATCCACGCTGCCGCCTGTTGTCACCGGACCTGATCAGCCACTGGCCCGGACTGAACTCAGGGGAATGGCCAAGTTGTTCTTTGATCGCCATCTGCTGGGCCGTAGTGATACATCACCTCTGGCGCCGCCTGGCAATGCCGGCTTCAGCGCCGGCAGCGACCCCTTACCGCTGCTGATGCGTTCCAGCCTGACCATGGAGCAGCTCGAGCAGCTGGAACCAGGCCTGAAAGAGGTGCCCTGA
- a CDS encoding urease subunit gamma — protein MYLSPQEKDKLLIVTAALLAERRLGRGLKLNHPEAVAWLSFLVLEGARDGRTVAELMQEGSTWLNKDQVMEGVPELVHEVQIEAVFPDGTKLVTLHDPIR, from the coding sequence ATGTATCTCAGTCCGCAGGAAAAGGACAAGCTCCTGATCGTGACCGCTGCCCTGCTGGCTGAACGCCGCCTTGGCAGGGGGTTGAAGCTCAACCACCCTGAAGCTGTGGCCTGGCTCAGCTTTCTCGTCCTCGAAGGTGCGCGTGATGGCCGAACCGTTGCGGAGCTGATGCAGGAGGGCAGCACCTGGCTCAACAAGGATCAGGTGATGGAGGGGGTGCCCGAACTGGTGCACGAGGTTCAGATCGAGGCGGTTTTTCCAGACGGCACCAAGCTCGTCACCCTGCACGACCCAATTCGCTGA
- the ureC gene encoding urease subunit alpha, with translation MPFRISRQAYAETYGPTTGDRVRLADTDLILEVERDYTVYGDEVKFGGGKVIRDGMGQSQTPRAEGAVDTVITNALILDWWGIVKADVGLKDGRIVGIGKAGNPDTQEGVTIVVGPGTEAIAGEGHILTAGGIDTHIHFICPQQIETALASGVTTLMGGGTGPATGTNATTCTPGAFHIGRMLQAAEGLPVNLGFFGKGNASTPEALEEQVRAGACGLKLHEDWGTTPATIDACLSVADRMDVQVCIHTDTLNEAGFVEDTIAAIRGRTIHTFHTEGAGGGHAPDIIKICGEANVLPSSTNPTRPYTRNTLEEHLDMLMVCHHLDPKIPEDVAFAESRIRRETIAAEDILHDLGAFSIIASDSQAMGRVGEVITRTFQTAHKMKVQRGALPEDSARNDNHRLKRYIAKVTINPALAHGISSQVGSVETGKLADLVLWKPGFFGIRPELVLKGGSIVWAQMGDANASIPTPGPVHGRPMFGAFGKALASSCLTFVSKAAMDADIQHQLGLERTCIAVQETRNVGKKELKLNSALPSVSVDPQTYEVFADGTLLTCEPAEELPMAQRYLLL, from the coding sequence ATGCCTTTCCGCATCTCCCGCCAGGCCTATGCCGAAACCTATGGACCCACCACCGGCGACAGGGTTCGTCTGGCCGACACCGACCTGATCCTCGAAGTCGAGAGGGACTACACCGTCTACGGCGATGAGGTGAAGTTCGGCGGCGGCAAGGTGATCCGCGACGGCATGGGTCAGTCCCAGACCCCTCGGGCCGAAGGCGCCGTCGACACGGTGATCACCAATGCCCTGATCCTCGACTGGTGGGGCATCGTCAAAGCCGATGTCGGCCTCAAGGACGGCCGCATCGTGGGCATCGGCAAAGCCGGCAACCCCGACACCCAGGAAGGGGTGACGATCGTGGTGGGGCCAGGCACTGAGGCCATCGCCGGGGAAGGTCACATCCTCACGGCCGGTGGCATCGACACCCACATCCACTTCATCTGTCCGCAGCAGATCGAAACGGCCCTGGCCAGCGGGGTGACCACCCTGATGGGGGGCGGCACCGGACCGGCCACCGGCACCAATGCCACCACCTGCACCCCAGGCGCCTTCCATATCGGGAGGATGCTTCAGGCCGCCGAAGGCCTGCCCGTGAATCTGGGCTTTTTCGGCAAAGGCAACGCCAGCACCCCGGAAGCGCTGGAAGAACAGGTTCGCGCCGGCGCCTGCGGCCTGAAGCTGCACGAAGACTGGGGCACCACGCCCGCCACCATCGATGCCTGCCTGTCGGTGGCCGATCGGATGGATGTGCAGGTCTGCATCCACACCGACACCTTGAATGAGGCCGGCTTCGTGGAAGACACGATCGCCGCCATCAGGGGACGCACCATTCACACCTTCCACACCGAAGGTGCCGGCGGCGGCCATGCACCGGACATCATCAAGATCTGCGGCGAGGCCAACGTGCTGCCAAGCAGCACCAACCCAACCCGGCCCTACACCCGCAACACGCTCGAGGAGCACCTCGACATGCTGATGGTGTGCCACCACCTCGATCCGAAGATCCCCGAGGACGTGGCCTTCGCCGAATCACGGATCCGGCGCGAAACGATCGCCGCCGAAGACATCCTTCACGACCTCGGTGCCTTCTCGATCATCGCCAGCGACTCCCAGGCCATGGGCCGCGTGGGCGAGGTGATCACCCGCACCTTCCAGACCGCCCACAAGATGAAGGTGCAGCGCGGTGCTCTGCCGGAGGACTCCGCCCGCAACGACAACCACCGCCTCAAGCGCTACATCGCCAAGGTGACGATCAATCCGGCCCTGGCCCATGGCATCAGCAGCCAGGTGGGTTCCGTTGAAACCGGCAAGTTGGCGGATCTGGTTCTCTGGAAACCAGGCTTCTTCGGCATTCGTCCGGAGCTGGTGCTCAAGGGCGGATCCATTGTCTGGGCTCAGATGGGCGATGCCAATGCCTCGATCCCAACGCCAGGTCCAGTGCACGGAAGGCCGATGTTCGGCGCCTTCGGGAAGGCCCTGGCCTCAAGTTGCCTCACCTTTGTGAGCAAAGCAGCGATGGATGCCGACATCCAACACCAGCTGGGGCTGGAGCGCACCTGCATAGCGGTGCAGGAGACCCGCAACGTCGGGAAGAAAGAGCTGAAGCTCAATTCAGCTCTGCCATCGGTGAGTGTGGACCCGCAGACCTATGAAGTGTTTGCTGATGGGACCCTGCTGACCTGTGAGCCAGCGGAAGAACTCCCAATGGCGCAACGCTATCTGCTGCTGTGA
- a CDS encoding molybdenum cofactor guanylyltransferase, which yields MPVTSTLSVVVVRPQLASNDMGHGRLSTCLLCGGMSRRMGTDKALIPHPRGGVWLTALLDQLCALALPVVVVSGHEIHAALVRGRDGVSFLQEPVPWNGPLQAFAQVLSPTSDQPLMVLPVDMPRLTTTVLQGLIKAWSREPEVAAVAHDGERLQPLLGIYPSGPPFQSTLTNQLKGDHWSWHAWLDCIPHQPVALPAEALLNANCPEDLAALSDEHS from the coding sequence GTGCCCGTTACCAGCACCCTTTCTGTTGTGGTTGTTCGTCCCCAGCTGGCATCAAATGACATGGGTCATGGTCGTCTGTCGACCTGTCTTCTCTGCGGTGGCATGAGCCGACGCATGGGGACGGATAAGGCTCTGATTCCCCATCCACGCGGTGGGGTCTGGTTGACGGCTCTTCTGGATCAGCTGTGTGCCCTTGCTCTGCCCGTTGTCGTCGTCAGTGGTCATGAGATTCATGCCGCTCTGGTCCGTGGTCGTGACGGGGTGTCATTCCTGCAGGAACCTGTTCCCTGGAACGGCCCCTTGCAGGCCTTCGCTCAGGTTCTGTCCCCGACCTCGGATCAACCGTTGATGGTGTTGCCCGTTGACATGCCGCGTCTGACCACGACAGTTCTGCAAGGCCTGATCAAGGCTTGGTCAAGAGAGCCTGAGGTTGCGGCTGTGGCCCACGACGGAGAGCGGTTACAGCCGCTGCTCGGGATTTACCCATCGGGTCCCCCTTTCCAGTCAACGCTGACCAATCAGCTCAAGGGCGACCATTGGAGTTGGCACGCCTGGTTGGATTGCATTCCTCACCAACCCGTGGCGCTGCCTGCCGAGGCTCTTCTCAATGCCAACTGTCCCGAGGATTTGGCAGCCTTGTCTGATGAGCACTCGTAA